In the genome of uncultured Sphaerochaeta sp., the window CAACCAGGTAGAGAACGAACATTGGGATCGTTCCCACCACCAGGGCGGCGAACTGCAATCCGTAGTCCTCGTTGAGGCGGCCGGCAAAGGAGTTGATCGAAACCGGAAGGCTTCGCATGTTCTCCCCGCTGGTCAGGGTGAAGACCATCAGAAACTCATTCCAGTTCCCCAGAAAGTTCAGGATGGCCATGGTGGCAAGCACCGGGGTGGAGACAATGAGGACGATCTTCCAGAAGATCTGGATATAGGAAGCTCCGTCAATGACGGCAGCCTCGATGAGGGCATCGGGGATGCCCCGGATATAGCTGGTGGAGAGCAGGACCGCCATCGGCAGGCCGAAGGCGATGTACGGCAGGATGACCCCCAGGCGGGTGTTGTAGAGACCCACGCTGGTTTCCATGATGAACAGCGGGGTGATGACCGAGTTCACCGTGATCAGGAGGCCGAGGGTGAAAAGACCGAAGTAGGCGCTGCTGCTTTTAAAGCCGAACTTGGTAAGGGCAAACCCTGCGGCCAAGGCAAGCAGGACGGTGCTGACGGTACTCAGGCCCGAGTAGAAGATGCTGTTGAGGAACGAGACGACCAGGTTCCCGTATTGGAAGGCCTTCTGATAGTTCTCCCAGGTGGGGGCGGTGGGAAGGCGCAGGGGGTGCAGCATGATCTCACCCATCGGCTTGAATGAGGAGTAGAGCATCCAGACCACCGGCAGGACGGTGACCAGGGTGAACAGGATGAGCAGGATATAGGAGATGATGGTCCAGTTTTTGGATATGGTTTGGGTTCTTCCTGACATCGTTTTCTCCTACTCAAACTTCTTCTGGGCCTTGGCGTAGATTCCCCGTACCAGGGAGATCAGGCCGACGCTCAGGATGACGATGATGATCGATACCGCACTGCCCTTTCCGTAGTTGTGGAAGGTAAAGGTGTGCTGGTAGAGGTAGAGGGCCATGACGTAGGTGTAGTTGACCGGCCCTCCTGCGGTCATGGCATAGACCAGGTCAAAGCTCTTCAGGCTCCCGCTGATGGCAAGCACCGAGCAGGTGAAGATGACCGGGCTGAGGGCCGGAAGCACGATCTTGGTGATAATCGTCGTCTCCTTCGCCCCATCGATGACCGCTGCCTCAAAAACCGAACTGGGGATGCGCTGCAAATTGGCCAGAAAGATGACCATGTACAGGCTGGTGTGTTGCCACAGCAGCACCACCAGCACCGGCAGCATGGCAAACTTCTCGCTTTCGAAAATCCTGACGACGTAGTCGGGATTGGAGGTGATCATACGGACAAAGGTGGTGTAGATGCCAACCGGGCTGAAAACGCGGTTCCACAACAGGGCGATGACCACCGAGCTGATGGTGATGGGAAGGAAGATCATGAACTCGAAGAACTTGGTACCCTTCACCCATTTGCGGTGCAAGAGGTACGCGAGCAGGATGCCCAGCGGGATCTGTCCGAGGACGCTGATGAGCATGATCTGGATGTTGTTCCAGAGGGAGCGATGAAACACGGGGTCACTGAGGATGTCCACATAGTTCCCAAGTCCGATGAAGCCGGTCATGCGGAAGCGTCTCCACTCCGTAAAAGACAGTCCCAGGCTCATGAAGATCGGGAAAATGATGATCGCCAGATAGATGAGCAACGCGGGCAGCAGCAGTACATAGTAGCTCGAGCGTTTGTTCAGTCTTGGCATGCTGGACTCCTCCTAGGTCAGAATGATCGTGCCGGTAGGCCGAAAGCGTACCGGCACGAGAAACATCAGTCGCGGTTTGAATCGTTCTTGGCGACCCAGGCTTCGTACTTGGCTGCGATATCCTTGGGATTGCCGCTGCCCATCATCATGGCCTGCAGGTCGGTGTTGAGCAGGTTCACGCCCTCTCCGTCCATGATGGAGTCGAAGACGTACCCCATGGGATAGGTGGCGCTGAACTGGACGAACTTGCCCTGCATGACATCGACGGCAAACTTGTTGAGGTCGAGGTTGTAGGAGGGCACTTCACCGAACTGTGCGCGGATGGAAGCACCTTCTTCCCCTGCATAGAACTTCACGAAGGCAAGTGCTGCGTCAAGCTTGGCCTGGTCCTTCTCCACTGCCTTGGCGATGCCGAAGCCTTCGGAGGCAACTGCACTGCTGGTGTTGTGGTAGTTCTCGCCGGGAAGGGCGGGGAAGACACGCATGTCGATGGCCTTGCGCTGCTCTTCAGGGAGCTGGCTGTCCATGGCACTGGTTCTCCATGCTGCATCGATGAGGTAGACGGACTTCTGCTGGTAGAACTCCTGGTCAGCTTCGGTGTTGGACATCTGGTTCACGCCGGGGGAGAAGAGGCCTTCCTTGCTCATGGCCTGGATGACTTCCAAGGCTTTGACGAAGGGCTCCTCGGTGAAGGAAGCTTCACCCTTGGCAGCCTTGAGGATCCATTCACGTCCTCCGAAGCGCTCGATGAAGGTACCCAGCAGCCAAGAGTTGACTACCCAGGGGTCCTTGTTGCCCATGCTCATGGGATAGTAGCCAGCTGCACGGATGGTCGGGATCTGGGCAACGAGTTGCTCGAAGGTCTCGGGGTAGCTCAGGCCAAGCTTGTCCAGGATAGCGGTGTTGGCGTAGATGCTGTGGCAGACGGCGAAGGAGGGGGGAACCATGTAGAGAGCACCGGCCGAACCCTGGGGAAGCCAGGTTGCAGAGGCGAACTGGCCCTTGAAGGCATCGTCAAGGTACGGGGTGAGGTCCAAGGTAAGTCCGGTCTCGGTCACATAGGCGGTTCTTGCGCCACCGTAACAGGTGAAGAGATCGGGGATCTTCTTGGATGCTGCCATGGACTGGAACTTCTGGTGGAAGGCTTCCCCACTGGCATACTCGATGTCGAGCTGGATGTTGGGGTACTTCTCGGCGAATGCAGCCATGACGGCGTTGTGTCCGGCGTACTGGTCGTTTGCGGGATCGATCTGCATGTAGGCGGTAAGCACTACCTTGCCGTCTTTTGCAGCTTCTTTGGTTCCTGCTGCAGTGACAAAGGACATGCTGAGTACAAGCACAAGGGCGAACAATGCAACTTTCTTCATGTACAACTCCTTTTTTTCATTCAATGAATTAATTATCTATCCGAAAATCCATTTTTGTCAAGATTTTTTGGAAAGTTCTGGAAAAAGAGTGAAATTGAAGACGAAGAAGCAATCTATTCAATGAGAAAAACTCGGTAAAATGCCAACGTAATGACAAATTATCCGGATAAAACGTCATTGTGTTCGCATTTCATTGACTTTTCACTTCCTTGCACTATACTCATCCTATGGAATACCTGCACAGGCATATACACGACAACATGCTCAAGCAATTGGGAAAAGGAAAAGCAATCCTACTCTTGGGTGCTAGACAAACAGGAAAGACTACCCTGATCAGAAACCTTATCAAGGAGGAGAACCTTGATGTGGTATATCTTACAGGGGATGATGATTTTGATGTAGAGCTTTTTGCCACTCCACGTCGAGATATGTGGAACCAGATTCTTGGATCCAAGAAGGCAGTATTCATCGATGAGGCACAGCGGATTACCCATATCGGGCGAAGTATCAAACTGTTGCTGGACCAGAGAACCGATGTCCAAGTGTTTCTTAGTGGTTCATCTTCCTTCCAATTGGCTAATCTCCTCGAAGAACCTCTGACCGGGAGAAAGTATGAGTACTTATTGTACCCCTTGAGTTTCAGCGAATTGAGTGCCCATCATGGTGTCTTGGAAGAGCGTAAGTTGCTGGAAAGTCGATTGCTGTATGGCTCATATCCCCAGATTATTACCGATCTTTCCCATGCTCAGGAGAACCTTGAGCAATTGAGTGACAGTTACCTGTATCGCGATCTTCTCTCATATGAGGGCATTCGCAAACCGAAACTCCTTGAGGACCTGCTCAAGGCTTTGGCATATCAGGTAGGAAATGAAGTCACTCCCTCTGAATTGGCTTCCTTGCTCGGGGTTTCCAGAGGAACGGTCGAAAGCTACCTAAGCTTGCTTGAACAAGCCCAGATTGTGTTCTGCCTCCAGGCATTCAGCACAAACCAACGAAACGAGATCAAGAAAGGACGCAAATACTACTTCTGGGATACGGGTATCCGCAATGCAGTGATTCGTGGCTTCGACCCGATCGCCAGCCGCCCCGATGTGGGTGCTTTGTGGGAGAATTACCTCATTGCGGAAAGAAGAAAGCTCTTGATGTATCGTGGATCTGGTGAGCAGTTTTTCTGGAGAACGACAGATCAGATGGTAGTTGATTATATTGAGAGAACATTCTCCAAGCTCTCTGCATACGAATGCAAATGGAACGATAAAAAGCAAAGCAGGGTCACAAAAGCATTCAGCAACCGTTATCCCGAGGCAAGCCTTGCCACCATTACCCCTGCCACCTATGCACAGTTTCTTGGTGAAGAGGAATCGGATTCCGGCAGATAAAGCAGAGAGCGAGACATCACTCCCGCTTCTTGGGAAGGGACCCTGGATCCTTGCTGGAGGTCTAGGGATGCAGGACAAGGGATTTCTCTCCTTGGTATCTCCCTGCTCCGCCTCTGCAAAGGCAGTCTCAGAATCGCTTCTTCCCATTCCAGGGATCTTGTGGACTTTGTCCAGCTCCCTTGGTTTGTTGGCCTCATTTCACCACAGTGGTATGAGGAAAGTATGAAGAGAGTGCAAATATTCTGATAAGTTCCTCAGAATATTCGAGTGTTTGTAAAGTCAGATTGCGAGTATTTGTAAAATCCGATACTTCTGGATGCTACTTTTCAAACTTCTCGCTGATGACATGACTCGCAGTACGCCGGATATGGCGGATGATGGCCTGCTCAGCCCCATCTGCATCACGTGCTTGCATCTGTCTGAGAATCTCATAGTGCTCTTTCATGCCCTGGATACGTTCCTCTGCTGTCTTGAGGGCAGACTTGCGGAACGAATATTCCACTGACACAACCTGATTGATGAGAGCAATGAGATAGTGGTTTCGCGAAGCATGTCGCAAACCCTTGTGGAACTCCGTATTGCAGGAAGCCATCGTCTCAATGTCACCGGCCTCTGCGGCAGCAGTGCTTTTCTGCAACAACTGTTCCAACGCTTCCAGCTGTTCATCGGTGATGATCTTCGTGGCAAGATAGACCGCCACCCCCTCCAAGGAGGCACGGATATACTCAATGTTCTGCAGGTTGTCGCGGGCAAGGCTGCTGATGATCGTTCCCGAACGGGGAACCACCACCAGCAGGCCCTCGGCCTGCAAAATCTTGAACGCTTCCTTTACCGGGGTTGCACTGACCCCAAGGACCTTGCACAGGGAGTTGACGGAAATCTTCTGACCAGCACGAAACTCACCGCTAAGAATACCCTTGCGAATCTCATCGGCAACCTGGGCTGACATCGGCACGGACATTTCAATCTTCTTCATTCCAACTCCCCATCTTCCTAGACAAAGCGCCTTTGGTGCATAGTGCCTATCTTCATAGGCACCAAACACATACAGACTGCTGTACCAAAGTACGGCATTTCAGTGCCACGAGCAAGACCCAAAACCCCCGAAAGAGCTATGGTTCTCCCCTTTCCTAGCGAAAATTCACCGGCCACGAGGGCTTCTTGCCACTGAGCACCTCGTCGATACCGATGGCAGCATGCAAGCTCATCCTTTCGATTGAATCCTTGGTCTGACCGGCACTGTGCGGCCCGACAATGACATTCTCAAGGGTCAGGAGCGGATTTGCAAGGTCAATCGGTTCCTGTTCAAAGCAATTGAGGCCTGCTCCGGCAAGCTTGCCAGCCTTCAGCGCATCGTACAGGTCCTGTTCCTCAATGATGCCCCCGCGGGCACAGTTGATGATGAAACCGGTTTCTTTCATCAGGGAAAGCAAGCGCTTGTCCACCCAGTGACGTGTCTCGCTGGTCAAGGGAACATGCAGGCTGACAACGTCGGCCTGGCTGAACACCTCTTCCACCGTATCCTTCATCGTGATGAACGCATGCTGCGAACCTGGTTTTGCATAGGCGTCATATGCAATAACCTCCATGCCGAATGCATGGGCATACTCGGCAACCCGACTGCCGATATTCCCGATACCCACCAAACCCAGCACCCGCTGGTTGATCTCCATCGCCTTGGTGGTGTCACGCACCTTGGTCCAGTTGCCCTTGCGCGTCTCACTGTCGAGACGGGCAAGATCGGTGGCAAGGGCAAGGATCAGGGTCATGGTATACTCGGCAACTGAAATCATGTTGGAGAGCGGGCCATTGGTGACCTGGATACCCAGCTCAGTGGCCTTCTTCACATCCAGCTTGTCCACACCCACCCCGTAATTGCCGATTACCTTGAGGTTCTTGGCTGCTTCGAGTACGTAGGCAGGACAGCCGACACTGCTGCGGGTCATCATTGCACTCGCATCGGCGATGTTCTTTGCCCAATCCTCGAAATTCTTGGAGGGAGCATAGACCACCTCGTAGCCCTTCTCCTTGAGGTAGTTGATTCCAGAGTCTGACACTTCCTGTCCAATGAATACTTTCAAACGTTCCATAGCTGTTTCCTTACATCTCTTTGATCAGGGAGAGATCGCCAGTCTGTGCACTGCGCAGGATCTTCTCCATGTACACATCAACATCCTTGCTCTCCATCGGGACGGGCATGTTCTTCAGCTTCATCGAAAGCTGAGGATCCTTTGCTGCAGCCAAAGCCCGCTGGATGTGAGCTTCCCCGAATCCCTTCAGTTCCCCAAGGGTGGTTGGGGCGTTGATGCTCTTGCCGTAGGCGATCATCGCCTTGGCCACAGCCTCACCAAGTGCCCTACCCTCAAGATCCTCTATCTGCTCATCAGTGTACCCATAGGTCCTGAACACCTTCCCCACCACCTTCAGCTGGGCCTCAATGGCCTTGGAGAAGAAGACCGCATAGTACGGGTTCATGATACCACAGGCAGTCCCATGACCGGTGACATCGACAAGGGAGAAACTGGTCAGGTGGGCACCACTGGTGCCTCCGATCATGATGGCGTAGCCGCCAAGGTCGGTGGCAAGACCGATGGCCTCACGTGCCTTGCTGTTCGTCGGATCGGAGACGAGCACCTTGGCATACTCAGCACACAGGCTGATCGCACACTCGGCAAGCTCCTGTGCCTTTGCATAGGTCTCACCCTTCGCCCCGCAGAACACCTCAAAGGTATGGGCGATGGCATCGAGAGCACCATCAATGGTCACCGAAAGGGGCATTGAGGCAGTCACCGAATAATCGAATAAGCTTGAAGTGGGAACGACAGCCATATCAACGATGAGCTTCTTCTGTCCGATCACCGGATCGGTGATGTTGCTGTACTTGGTCAGATGGGCCCCGCTGGAAGCGGAGGTCTGCACCGCTACCAAGGGAATCATGGAGAGCCCGGTCTGCTTGAGCGCCTCGCTTACGACACCGGTGCCGAAGTAGTGATCCACCTCAGGAGTTACCTGCTCACCCAACACAGCAAGAGCAATGGCACACTTGCAGGCGTCGATGGTGGAACCACCACCGACTGCAACCACGCAATCGGGTTTGGTGTGGAGGATGTATGTCTCAAGACGATAGACATCCTCCCTGGGGGCGTTGGGCTTGGCATCGGGGGCAACCACCGAACCGGCAAGTGTACAGCCAGCTTTCCCAAGGGAAGCGACTACTGCTTCGGTCACGGGCTTGAGATAGGTCATGTTGCCCACCACCAAGACACGTTTGCCATACTGCCCAGCCAAGGCCCCAACCTGATCCAAAACACCAAGGCCATGAACATACGAACTTCCCTTCCAATCCTGTAGCAGTGCATACGCACGCTGAATCTGATCCATTCTCATTCTCCTCTCTCAGAGCCTCACCCGCAGGTAGGGCTCTATCTGCTCCATAAGGAAATCGAGATCCTTATGAGCCATTTCATCCATCATCGGCCAATTGAGCGGCCTGCAGCAGGTACTGGTGAACACCCCTCTTCGCTTGAGAATCTCCTTGTAGGAGGGAATCTTGTTGTTTCCGAAGAACAGCAGGAGCGGAAGTACCTTGGTAAAAAGAGTGAAGGCATCTTGCTGCTTTCCTTCCTCCACCAAGTTCCAGATGTCAACCATGACATCAGCAAGCTGGGAGGGAGGCATCGTCCCGACCGAACCCCGGCGGATCTCCTCAAAGAGAAAGCGGCAGCCTTGCCCTCCAAAAACCCCGAGCAACTTCTCAGGGCAGCTCTTTTGATACGCAGTCATCTGGGCCATCACCTTCAGAAACTCAGCACCCTCTTCCTTCACATAGCACTGATTCCTGCTCTGCTCGATGATCCTGGTCATGACCTCGGCTGTCATGGACTTCCCGCCGAAGGCAGGACCGAGGTTCTGGATGAACAAGGGGACATCGATGACTTCATCAATGCGCTTGAAATAGTCCACCACCTCACCCATGGAAAGGGCCGTGGGGTTTGCCGTATTGATGGCATCGGCACCGTGGGCGCAGGCAAACTCGGCAAGGGAGCGTGCACTCTGGATTCGTTCGGAAGAGACTCCGATCACCACCGGCACACGCTTGTCCACCAGCTCCAGACTTAGGCGAACCAACTCGTTGCGCTCAACCTCAGTAAGGCTTCCCGTCTCACTTGCGTACACCGGCAGCACCATGCCATGCACCTTGCAGTCCAGCAAGAACTGCACGCAGCGCAGGGTCTGCTCGTAATCAAGTGCATCGTTCTCCTTGAACGCAACCTGGGGAATGGCGAATACCCCCCGAAACAATTTCGTATCCATACAAGCCTCACCAATGCTCTTGTACTACAGGGCCGGCAGTTCTGCCGGCCCTCCTCTCTGCTCAGTCGTAGGGATTGGCCGCAAGCTGGGCCTTCATACCTGCAAGCAATTCCGGCTTGGAAGTTGAGAAGTTGGGAAGGTACGGATCGCCTGCGTTTCTGCCGGCCAGATTTGCCATATCCTTGGTTCCCACCGGGAAGCTTGCCTTGTCCATGCCGAGCCTGATCGGGTTGAGCAGGAACTGGTCTTGGAGAGCCCCTCCAAGGTCACCCTTCTGCACCTTCTCGTAGATGTTGGTCACCAACTTGGGAACAAAGTTTGCAGTGGTACAGACAGCACCGACCGCCCCATGCAGCAGTGCTCCATACAC includes:
- a CDS encoding carbohydrate ABC transporter permease, which translates into the protein MSGRTQTISKNWTIISYILLILFTLVTVLPVVWMLYSSFKPMGEIMLHPLRLPTAPTWENYQKAFQYGNLVVSFLNSIFYSGLSTVSTVLLALAAGFALTKFGFKSSSAYFGLFTLGLLITVNSVITPLFIMETSVGLYNTRLGVILPYIAFGLPMAVLLSTSYIRGIPDALIEAAVIDGASYIQIFWKIVLIVSTPVLATMAILNFLGNWNEFLMVFTLTSGENMRSLPVSINSFAGRLNEDYGLQFAALVVGTIPMFVLYLVAHESVIKGFGEGALKE
- a CDS encoding sugar ABC transporter permease yields the protein MPRLNKRSSYYVLLLPALLIYLAIIIFPIFMSLGLSFTEWRRFRMTGFIGLGNYVDILSDPVFHRSLWNNIQIMLISVLGQIPLGILLAYLLHRKWVKGTKFFEFMIFLPITISSVVIALLWNRVFSPVGIYTTFVRMITSNPDYVVRIFESEKFAMLPVLVVLLWQHTSLYMVIFLANLQRIPSSVFEAAVIDGAKETTIITKIVLPALSPVIFTCSVLAISGSLKSFDLVYAMTAGGPVNYTYVMALYLYQHTFTFHNYGKGSAVSIIIVILSVGLISLVRGIYAKAQKKFE
- a CDS encoding extracellular solute-binding protein, which translates into the protein MKKVALFALVLVLSMSFVTAAGTKEAAKDGKVVLTAYMQIDPANDQYAGHNAVMAAFAEKYPNIQLDIEYASGEAFHQKFQSMAASKKIPDLFTCYGGARTAYVTETGLTLDLTPYLDDAFKGQFASATWLPQGSAGALYMVPPSFAVCHSIYANTAILDKLGLSYPETFEQLVAQIPTIRAAGYYPMSMGNKDPWVVNSWLLGTFIERFGGREWILKAAKGEASFTEEPFVKALEVIQAMSKEGLFSPGVNQMSNTEADQEFYQQKSVYLIDAAWRTSAMDSQLPEEQRKAIDMRVFPALPGENYHNTSSAVASEGFGIAKAVEKDQAKLDAALAFVKFYAGEEGASIRAQFGEVPSYNLDLNKFAVDVMQGKFVQFSATYPMGYVFDSIMDGEGVNLLNTDLQAMMMGSGNPKDIAAKYEAWVAKNDSNRD
- a CDS encoding ATP-binding protein; translation: MEYLHRHIHDNMLKQLGKGKAILLLGARQTGKTTLIRNLIKEENLDVVYLTGDDDFDVELFATPRRDMWNQILGSKKAVFIDEAQRITHIGRSIKLLLDQRTDVQVFLSGSSSFQLANLLEEPLTGRKYEYLLYPLSFSELSAHHGVLEERKLLESRLLYGSYPQIITDLSHAQENLEQLSDSYLYRDLLSYEGIRKPKLLEDLLKALAYQVGNEVTPSELASLLGVSRGTVESYLSLLEQAQIVFCLQAFSTNQRNEIKKGRKYYFWDTGIRNAVIRGFDPIASRPDVGALWENYLIAERRKLLMYRGSGEQFFWRTTDQMVVDYIERTFSKLSAYECKWNDKKQSRVTKAFSNRYPEASLATITPATYAQFLGEEESDSGR
- a CDS encoding GntR family transcriptional regulator; protein product: MKKIEMSVPMSAQVADEIRKGILSGEFRAGQKISVNSLCKVLGVSATPVKEAFKILQAEGLLVVVPRSGTIISSLARDNLQNIEYIRASLEGVAVYLATKIITDEQLEALEQLLQKSTAAAEAGDIETMASCNTEFHKGLRHASRNHYLIALINQVVSVEYSFRKSALKTAEERIQGMKEHYEILRQMQARDADGAEQAIIRHIRRTASHVISEKFEK
- a CDS encoding hydroxyacid dehydrogenase — its product is MERLKVFIGQEVSDSGINYLKEKGYEVVYAPSKNFEDWAKNIADASAMMTRSSVGCPAYVLEAAKNLKVIGNYGVGVDKLDVKKATELGIQVTNGPLSNMISVAEYTMTLILALATDLARLDSETRKGNWTKVRDTTKAMEINQRVLGLVGIGNIGSRVAEYAHAFGMEVIAYDAYAKPGSQHAFITMKDTVEEVFSQADVVSLHVPLTSETRHWVDKRLLSLMKETGFIINCARGGIIEEQDLYDALKAGKLAGAGLNCFEQEPIDLANPLLTLENVIVGPHSAGQTKDSIERMSLHAAIGIDEVLSGKKPSWPVNFR
- a CDS encoding iron-containing alcohol dehydrogenase, which codes for MDQIQRAYALLQDWKGSSYVHGLGVLDQVGALAGQYGKRVLVVGNMTYLKPVTEAVVASLGKAGCTLAGSVVAPDAKPNAPREDVYRLETYILHTKPDCVVAVGGGSTIDACKCAIALAVLGEQVTPEVDHYFGTGVVSEALKQTGLSMIPLVAVQTSASSGAHLTKYSNITDPVIGQKKLIVDMAVVPTSSLFDYSVTASMPLSVTIDGALDAIAHTFEVFCGAKGETYAKAQELAECAISLCAEYAKVLVSDPTNSKAREAIGLATDLGGYAIMIGGTSGAHLTSFSLVDVTGHGTACGIMNPYYAVFFSKAIEAQLKVVGKVFRTYGYTDEQIEDLEGRALGEAVAKAMIAYGKSINAPTTLGELKGFGEAHIQRALAAAKDPQLSMKLKNMPVPMESKDVDVYMEKILRSAQTGDLSLIKEM
- a CDS encoding dihydrodipicolinate synthase family protein, producing the protein MDTKLFRGVFAIPQVAFKENDALDYEQTLRCVQFLLDCKVHGMVLPVYASETGSLTEVERNELVRLSLELVDKRVPVVIGVSSERIQSARSLAEFACAHGADAINTANPTALSMGEVVDYFKRIDEVIDVPLFIQNLGPAFGGKSMTAEVMTRIIEQSRNQCYVKEEGAEFLKVMAQMTAYQKSCPEKLLGVFGGQGCRFLFEEIRRGSVGTMPPSQLADVMVDIWNLVEEGKQQDAFTLFTKVLPLLLFFGNNKIPSYKEILKRRGVFTSTCCRPLNWPMMDEMAHKDLDFLMEQIEPYLRVRL